The Campylobacter sp. MG1 genome includes the window GATTTATTAAAGCAAAATTCAACTTTTATTAAAAAATACGAAATTAATTTTTCAAAAAAAGTAATTGATAGCTATAAAGATTTTATGGATAAACAAAATAAGTGTATAATGGAATATAAGCTATTACATAATCTGCAAAGTTATATAAATAAAAATAAACCTTATTTTTTATTAAGTATTGATAAACAAAATAGAGAAGAAATCAAAATAGCTTTAGGTGAATATGTGTTTTGTTGTAGTACAAAAAATAATAATTATTTATATTGCTTTAATATTATGTTTGATAATCAAGTAAAACTTGATGAGGTTTATAAAAAAGGGCTATTTAAATCTAGCGTTGAATTTATAGCTACAATAGATACAGAACACCTTCATTCTAACTTTACTCTTTTAGATTCTTTATACAACGAACTTCAAAATCATAATTCAAATTCTGGGATAAAATCAAGTGTAAAATCTATCAAAATGGAAGAGGATTTATTAAAAGCTGAAAATGAGTTTATTCAAAGCAAAAAATTAACTCAAATAGGCACAATTGATAGCATTTCAAATAATAAAGTTTGCTTTTTGATAGATGATTTTGAGAAACATTTTAAACAAAATCAAAAGGTTATCATTAAAAAATTAAACAATTCTCAAAATGATGATGAAATAAAAGGAGTTGTAGAAAAATTCAAAAGTTCTAAAGGTTTACTCGATATAAACCTTGAAGATGAGTATCAAGGAATTAATTTAAAAAAAATTGATAAAAATCAAGTACCTATTAAATACAGCATTAACTATGATTATCAAGCAGAAGAAATTGTATTTAAGAAAAAAGAAAGAGCCTTAGACGAACTTAAAAAAAGTAATGTTTATATAAATAATTTAGCAAATAAATTATGTGATCCTGATATTAGCTTTAAACAAAGTGAAATAATTCAAATTGATAGATTTTTTAATAAAGATTTAGATGAAAATCAGCAACTTGCTGTTAAAAAAGCTTTAAGTTTACAAGATGGTAGTGAGATTTTACTAATCCAAGGACCTCCAGGCACAGGCAAAACTACTACAATTGTTGAAATCTTAAAACATTATTTAAAGCTTCATCCAAATTATAAAATGCTTATAACCTCTCAAAGCAATCAAGCTGTGGATAATGTGCTAGAAAAGATTTGCAAAGATGAACCAAAAATCTTAAGAATAGGCAATGATGAAAACAAAATGAGTGAAATTGCAAGAAGTTTTACTCCAAATAAAGTTATCAATGCCTTAGTTAATAAAAATTTAAAAGATTTAAAGGAGAATAAACTAGAAGGTTATGAAAATTATCAAGCAAATTTTGAACAAACTCTTCAAACTATTACTTCAAAAAGTGTTAAAAATACAGATACTGAAAAATTTTTTATAAAAAATATAAAATTAATTTTTGGCACACTTATTGGAATATCATCGTGGAGCAATTTTAGAGAAATTGTTTTTGATTTAGTTATTGTTGATGAGGCTGGAAGGGCAACTTTGAGTGAATTGTTAGTTCCTTGTATAAAAGCTAGAAAAATTATTTTCGTAGGAGATCATAAACAACTAGCACCGATAATTGATGATGATGTAGCAAATAATTTAGAGGAATATTCAAAAGAGGAGGTTGTTACATCTTTATTTGAGCAAATTTATGAAAGCAATACTAAATTTCCTAATTTAAAACATAGACTTACTTATAATTATAGAGCACATGAGAGCATTTGCAATCTATATAGTAATGTGTTTTATGAAGGAGAATTAAAAACTAAAAAAGAATTAAACGAATTAAAACAGCATAATATTCCATTTTATAAAACAAATGCGATTTGGCTTAATACAAGTAGGCTAAAAGATAGGGCTGATGAGCAAAAAGGCACTGGTAAAATTAATCGTTGCAATGCAAAAGTAATTTTAAAAGAATTAGAGGACTTGTTAGAGCATTGTAAACAAAATAATCTAAGCATAGGAATAATAACTCCTTATAAAGACCAAAAGCATTATCTAGATATTAGTTTAAAAAATATTGTAAAAGCATTTAAAGATGAAAAACTAGAAATTGATATAGGCACGGTTGATAGTTTTCAAGGAAGTGATAGGGATATTATTATTTATGATTGTGTTAGATCGGGTGATGGTAAAAAATCAAAAATTGATTTTATAGCAGATGAAAAAAGACTAAATGTATCGTTATCAAGGTCAAAAAAATTGCTTTTAATTGTTGGAGATATTGAATTTTTATACAAATCAAGTACAAATAAAGGCATAAATCCATTTAAAGAAATCATTGAATATATGGATAAAAACAATTATGAGATAAGAACGCTAGGAGAAAGAATATGAAAATTGATTTAGATTTAATTCAGCATAAATTTGCGTATTTTGGTGAGGATAAAAACTATGAGCTTTATGATATAAAGTATGTTTTTTATCCTGTTTATAAATGCGTAGCTAATTGTATTTTTAAAGAAAGTGAAGAATTAACTAGAATAGAGAGTGAAATTTTAAAGATTTTAAAAATTTTAAAAGAAAATCATTTAGCTAATTTAAAATCAATAACATGCCTTGATAAAGATGTGCTAAATACGATTTTAGCTGAGCTTACTTTTAAGGGATATTTAGATGAATTTTTAACCTTAAGCAATAAAGCAAAAGATTATTTAAATGATATAAAAAGTAAAAAAATAACCGAAAAAGATTTATGTTTAGTTTTTGATGGCGTTTTAGGAGATATTTTGGAAGTTAGCGAAAGCGATATTAGGCTTGAAAATAAAATTCAAAAAGATACGATTGAAATTATGCCTAAAAATAAATCAAGACCAAGAAATGAATGTTTAAACGAAATTTTTAAAGATGATAAGACTTTAAAGCAAAATATTTTTGAAAGCTTAAAAAGTTTTGGTGGTGTTTTAGATGGAGAAATTTATCAAATTAATGAGCTAAATAGTATAGGTAAATTTTATCAAAAACATTTATGTTGCTTTTACAAAAATCAAGAAAGTGAAGAAAAAATCATAGCTTTATCAATACAAAGTGATGAATTAAAAGCTGATGAAAACATTTCAAGAATGTTTGATGAACTGATTGATCAAAAAAATTTTAATGTTCGTGAAAATCAAGC containing:
- a CDS encoding AAA domain-containing protein, producing MEEIYGYLIKENLGDNKLLVSKNSSDFFAYILEKNENNPHIGSLAYELCNIECDGLIKCEFYEDKNNYYFITDLYETINNTFLEDYAIRNYVLTRQNLIKFLNVFIKLESLGLDYFMSNKIYIKEGRLYLDFLCNKFLNNNVYENNLEVFKVISKKYFSINTDIYKDFYEVKEDLLKQNSTFIKKYEINFSKKVIDSYKDFMDKQNKCIMEYKLLHNLQSYINKNKPYFLLSIDKQNREEIKIALGEYVFCCSTKNNNYLYCFNIMFDNQVKLDEVYKKGLFKSSVEFIATIDTEHLHSNFTLLDSLYNELQNHNSNSGIKSSVKSIKMEEDLLKAENEFIQSKKLTQIGTIDSISNNKVCFLIDDFEKHFKQNQKVIIKKLNNSQNDDEIKGVVEKFKSSKGLLDINLEDEYQGINLKKIDKNQVPIKYSINYDYQAEEIVFKKKERALDELKKSNVYINNLANKLCDPDISFKQSEIIQIDRFFNKDLDENQQLAVKKALSLQDGSEILLIQGPPGTGKTTTIVEILKHYLKLHPNYKMLITSQSNQAVDNVLEKICKDEPKILRIGNDENKMSEIARSFTPNKVINALVNKNLKDLKENKLEGYENYQANFEQTLQTITSKSVKNTDTEKFFIKNIKLIFGTLIGISSWSNFREIVFDLVIVDEAGRATLSELLVPCIKARKIIFVGDHKQLAPIIDDDVANNLEEYSKEEVVTSLFEQIYESNTKFPNLKHRLTYNYRAHESICNLYSNVFYEGELKTKKELNELKQHNIPFYKTNAIWLNTSRLKDRADEQKGTGKINRCNAKVILKELEDLLEHCKQNNLSIGIITPYKDQKHYLDISLKNIVKAFKDEKLEIDIGTVDSFQGSDRDIIIYDCVRSGDGKKSKIDFIADEKRLNVSLSRSKKLLLIVGDIEFLYKSSTNKGINPFKEIIEYMDKNNYEIRTLGERI
- a CDS encoding phospholipase D-like domain-containing protein, with amino-acid sequence MKIDLDLIQHKFAYFGEDKNYELYDIKYVFYPVYKCVANCIFKESEELTRIESEILKILKILKENHLANLKSITCLDKDVLNTILAELTFKGYLDEFLTLSNKAKDYLNDIKSKKITEKDLCLVFDGVLGDILEVSESDIRLENKIQKDTIEIMPKNKSRPRNECLNEIFKDDKTLKQNIFESLKSFGGVLDGEIYQINELNSIGKFYQKHLCCFYKNQESEEKIIALSIQSDELKADENISRMFDELIDQKNFNVRENQASKENSEKFQKYTSSINFEEGLMIDECSHGKYLKYSLNNAKKDIYIQSPWVRAVVLKEYLNDFKNALSKGVNIHIKYGIEKRNRHDKESIDNEGLTIFNELIQEYKNFKIYQDNSHEKILICDDDYIITGSFNWLSYKHNDGNERKESSMISKNKDSIIQKIKEFK